TTGTTTATGCAGTCATGTACTTTGGATTATTATTTTGAGTTGAAGTTGCATTTTATGAAATTTTACGGTTAACTAGTTAACCCGGTTGAATCACTTCTAAGTTCAATCCGATATGGtttaaaaaccaatttttaaaacGTCAGTATTTCCCGGTATTAAAGCATACTAGTATATTTTGGTCTGTATTTGTACTTATTTTCGGTTTTGGTATTTTTGATATCAGTACCGAATAATTTTATTTGTTAACATTCAAATATAAATTTTAATGAAAATAAAGTTATATAAAGTTGAAGCTTTTTTGACATCGTAAACTATGCTGAGTATTGATATCATACCAACACCGTAATAATGGCACCGGTATTGGTTTCATGTCATCATATTTAACCATTAGACCCCTATACTTTAATATTTACCAATTCGACCACCACATCCATATGATATTCACAAATTTGTAACCAAAGTCAAATCCTCAAAAACAAAATGCTTCACTGCAGCCTGAGCATCCGTCGATTAAACCCAAGTCACACACACTCACCACTCCCACTCCCACTTCCATTACCCACCACTCACAAACCAAATCAAGCCCCAATTCGATCCATGACTTCCACAATTCAACAAGTGCAATCAGCTTCTGAGTTCTTGAAACTAACCCCATATCATCCTCCATCATGGGCATCATCTAAACTCAACCCAATTCCTTCTCACTCATTCAATCTTGGACATGTAAGCCCCTTTCTTTTTTACAAATGGGTTGGTTAAAAATTGTGTTTTTGATTGTGGGTTTTGTTTGATTTCAGTTTCCAACTCCTGTTCATAGATGGAACCTTCCTAATTTGCCTAAAGATTGTGAAGTTTGGTTAAAGGTAATTTTTTTAGACGGTactttgttcatgtttgtttgattgttattTGTTGATGATTATGGTTACTTCGATCATCGAATTAGGTTCACCAACTACGAAATCATAGACTAGTAAATCtcaaattaaaatttttaaaactcTAGAAAACAAAGGGGCAATCACAAATATGAAAACATAGGGATAAGACTCAAGCAGATAAGAGCAAACCTTGGTCAATCAATCACAAGCTTTGATCGTCGATTACTCGATTATTTTTGGTTCTTCGATCACATATATGTAATTGTTTTGGACCTATCAAGAGTAAGAGTGAACAACACTTATGTAATTTAGTTAAGCTGAGGCACTTGGGCGTTTGAGCTTAGCACTTAAGGTTAACTAAAAAAATACTCTTGTGTAAATAATAGATACCAAGTaagcatagttgttaatggcggaTAGCGACAGATAGCGACAAGGGACCTAtgtgctacatagcgaatagcgacaaatagcgaccgctattttataaatagcgatacactagaaaaagaactttgataatttttatatgtatattacatcaaaataccctggtatatatgctattttacatgtatatttaacagaaacctataaatccagctattttatagctatatctaaatgctatttacatcaaaaaaataaagaaaaataaaaaataaaaactaactgtcgctattcacgctattggtcgctatgacccaaatagcgacacttggtcgcctcactacatagcgcgctatagcggtcgCTATACCTGATATTGACAACTATGCATGTAAGGTTTGCTAATATTGAATTGAGAAAGAAGAAATGATGCACAAGTCTCAGGAAATGATATAGTGGTTGTATTCTTGTGAAGTAGGAAGAAAACGGTAAATGATAAAGAGAATAAAAGGAAGGTTTGTTGGTTATTAAAAGATTAAAGTCAAATACAACAAAAATTGTCTTGACATCCAAATAAATGAATGGACGGTGGGTCTGTGCCCACCCGACATTCCAAATAGATCCGCCACTGCTAAGCAGTTAATGCAGTAaaaaatcggatatcggtcaaggaccgatatttgagatataggttatcgcggtgggatatcagTAATTTTAATCTCATGTAGAATTTATATATAttgcaatttaacactaacaattcagtatactctcctaccattaacaaattaaccttttgcaacttgcaaaacactaacaattgtagcaagtaggaacttattaagacttaaaacactaatggcagcaataagaagaaagacaaatggtagaactaagaagaaaggtacttaTATCcgatattaactacatagctTTAGAAAGGGGTTTTGGTGATGTGATTGTGTGGTTTTGTATGGATAATATTGGGCAAACCCGGTGCAGGCATTGCGTGGGTCCGGGGTTTTCAGGCTGACTTGGGTACCCAACATTTCTGCAAGAGGCTGTTCCCACGGCTTGAACCAGTGACCTCTGGGTCACGTGGCAGCAACATTATCGTTGCTCCAAGGTTTGCCACCGTCTgaatcatagttattaaaggcgcgagGCGCACTCAGGGCGAGATTTGTTGGGCCCGGGCTTTATTTGCGCCTAGGCGCTTGCTTTAATTCTTATCAGAGTTTTATTGGAAATGCTAATGTGTAGTTGAAACGTAGCATTTTTGAATCTATGATGTTATTCTGTACTTTCATGATTTAATTCAATTTCTTGTCGTATACTAACAAAAACCTTTTCATTACGTAAGCGTGATGATCTTTCAGGTATGCAATTGAGTGGAAACAAAGTTAGGAAACTTGAATTCTTGTTGGCAGATGCAGTTGCACAAGGAGCAGATTGCATAATAACAATTGGTGGCATTCAAAGCAATCATTGTCGTGCAACAGCCGTTGCTGCCAAGTATTTGAATCTAGATTGTTTTCTAATACTACGAACATCAaaggtttttaatttttatatacaAATTGTCTGCCGATTCTTCTTAAAAGTGGCACTTTCGAGTTTTCGACTCATTGGCTTGTGAATGGGTTGATTTGGGGCTGTATTTCATCTAATCAGGTCAAGTAgaaaaaaaagttacgtataagGTGGCAATTTTGACAAATTCATTAGTGAACGGGTGGTCGATTTAACGAGTTTGGTTGCGTTTTATCTTAAACAGGTCAAATAAGAATGTAGCTTAAAGGGAAACAGGCCAAATGGGTTAAAAGATCCAAATTCTATTATTAATGCACACTAGCGTACAACCTAAATTGCATTTTACGTCCTTTAAGTTTCAGCAAAATTTTAGGCGTTGTACTTTAACTAACGATATTACAAcagatgtcctttatgttttaatttctttACAACAAATGTTTTTTTTATGGGTTGGTATCTTTACAGCGGATGTCCTTTATTTTTGTAATCTTTTTAGtgagaaaggacaccgcctgtaaagaCATTAGAACATAAAGGACATCCGTTGTAATTCCGTTAGTTCAAGGACAACGCCTGAAGTTTTGCTGAAACTTAAAAGAACGTAAAATACGATTTACCCCTTAAATAATAACAACACATAAATACAACTCTCCCTTTCTTGGCATTCTTAGTTTTTCTTGAGCTATGGATTCGATTGTAAGTTTGATTAATTGGCTATTTCTTTGTCTTATACGATGCAGCTTCTTGTGGAAAAAGACCCTGGATTGACAGGGAACCTGTTGGTGGAGCGTTTGGTCGGTGCACATATTGATCTTGTTTCAAAGGAAGAATATTCAAGAATTGGGAGTCTGGTATGCTCAATATTGGTTGATAATTAAAACTatctttttctttccttttttaaggggggggggggtcgattTTGTTTGTGTTTGCGGTAAAGTTAGGGGTGGCAAAATGAGCGGGttaggtaacgggtcaaaatgggcaATTATTTAGGACCATCAAAAGAGGTCGGATTGGGTTGGTCCAGCCCACAAATTTTTTTTCTTCATTTGAATTTTATATTGAAGTTATGTGAATATGTGCtagaaattgttacaaaaaagaaaaatattattATGATAGTAATCtgaactttaaaaaaaaaatggtttACAAGGTTTAAACTTTAAAGCGTCTTAATGCATTTGACTCGTTACCTTTTTAGGTTAACCCATTTGACCACTTAAAGATAATACACTACCCAACCAAATCAACCCGTTTGTACGTAAGTGGGTCAAATTTACAACCCTAACTAAATTTTAGAAACAATAACTCCGGATTTCATAATCCGAATCGACCCATTTGTTCTGTGTGCTGAGTGAAAGGCGTGAGTGACAGAAAATAGTCAAATGCTTCTAAAAAGAGTGTGAATGAAAAATGATTTTGATAAATATTCTGGATGAATGCTTTACTGCCAAAAATTATTTAATAATCTGTGTTTGATTAATTTTCAGACGCTTACTAATATATTGAAAGAGAAGTTGATAAAAGAAGGAAGAAAACCTTATGTCATTCCTGTTGGTGGATCAAATTCTCTGGGGACCTGGTGAGATTGTATTTTTTAAGACGCATGTTTTTCCTTATTGTTAGTTAAAGATGTCACAATTTTAAGTGAGGCGTATGCATTTTGTGTATaaattatattaatatattaaagaATATATAAGAAAATATATCCCCAAAGGAAGAGCTTATAAGAAATAACACATAGGCATAAAAGGTAGTAATTTCAACACATATGCATATAAGTGGATTGATTTTGTTTACGTTTTATCTATAATGAAATGGTTACGTTAAAAGATTTACCTAAAAAGGAAAGGGGTTAAACGGTTTGAAAGCGTATTACCTCCTTTTTACTGAGAAAGTGAACTTATTATTGTAATATCATAGTTTTTAATCATATTAGCACATTAAGTATTTGTAAACTGTTAAAAAAAAGAATGCATGAGTTAGTGGGTTGGTCTGACCCGTCCCGTTTTGATTGACACTTAAAAGTTACTCATTCTGACCCATCACCCTCCCTGACCCAACCATTTTTTTCCACCTCTAATAGGCATAACGAAAAATAGTCGTCGCATTAAAAATAAATTcatcatcaacaccaccaccattattttaattttttaatattgtaactcaaactatgcagttaatatcggtgatatatcggtccctTAGTCAAATATCGGTAcggatattatcggcgatattgaccgatatttgaccgatataatcgatatatcactgatatttaattgatataaccgatatatcactgatatatcactgaattattggtgttaaattgctatatatataaattctgcatcatattaaaattaccgatatctcaccgagataacctatatttcaaatatcggtccttgaccgatatccgatattttaccgcattaactgcatagaacTCAAATAAGGAATAGTGCTTAAGAAAAGCAAACTGTTTCATGGTAGTTACTCATGGATATATATGCAACATTCTCCTCTTTGTAGGGGTTATATCGAAGCAATTAGAGAGATTGAGAACCAGTCCCAAAACGGAACCATTAACCAAAGCTTTGATGATATTATTTCAGCATGTGGCAGGTTTTACTCTTTCATGTGTCTTCTATTTTTTAGCATGACTTTTAtagttattttaatttaattttcttgCGTAACACATGTGAATTTTAGTGGTGGCACAGTTGCTGGTTTGTCTATTGCCACATGGTTAAGTGAGCTTAAAGCAAAAGTAATTTTCACATTTGCTTTTCTGatcttgtttttttaattagGAAATCGAAACTAATTATTTAACGTATTGATTTTAGGTTACTGCATTTTGTGTATGTGACGACCCCGACTACTTTTATGATTATGTCCAAGGTCTACTTGATGGACTTGAAGCTGGAGTCAAGTCACGTGATATAGTTAAAATCGAAAATGTAAGAACATAAATTACTTCTGATTTCATCATCCTCAATTTCCTTTCATGGTGAACGTGTAATATTATGGAAGTGTGTGTAATATTTGTTTCGACAGGCCAAAGGGCTTGGGTATGCGATGAGTACCGCCGAGGAGTTGAAATTTGTCAAGGAAATTGCGGAAACCACGGGTGTGATCCTGGACCCTGTTTACAGGTTTGGGCTCTTTTATATGTTTATTAAATAAATTCTACTTTCATACATTTTTCAGTCACATAAATATCTTGTCAATTACATAATAAACAttgataagcatatcattttcatCCAGTTTTATTCTTATCAACTAACATAAATAGTAAATTTTGAGCAAGAACAATTTATCAGAGAGTGGGTTTGGCCAAAAGGACATAACGTGAaagattttggaacattaagtacaaaacttgtcaacttttgcgctaaaggacagcgcctacaatttggtgtaaacataaaggacaaaacttgtaatttactatGTTTTTAATTCGATGTATGTGCCTTTGTTTTGTTTAAAGAGAGTTCTTGGCATTCTTAGGGGGTGTTAGGAATTGCAATTTGAAATtaattatctgattattgtgactCGATTTAGTAATAGTCATTTTTAAATGTTTGGACTAACATACTATGCTTCTCAACACATTGTCTAAATGGACAATTTGGTTTGGATTTTCTGCTTTTTGGACCAAAACCGAATAGTAAATGATCATTAAAAGTATCCATTATATGACAACTAATTATCTAATTGTGACTATATAATACCACATAATACTAACACTCTATATACAATCATGGCCATGCACTTACACCCCATCTTTcggtttttgtgttttttgtagtGGAAAGGCGGCTTACGGGATGATGAAAGACATGTCACAAAATCCCACCAAGTGGGAAGGAAGAAAGATCCTCTTTATACACACCGGAGGCCTCCTAGGTTTATTTGACAAAAACGATGAAATGGCCTCGTTGGTCGGGAAATGGCGTAGAATGGAACTCGACGAGTCAATCCCACGGATAGATGGTACGGGGAAAATGTTTTAGCCCTGGTGAGGTCAATAATTGTGACATTGCAGTAATGAGTCTACCTAATAACATGGGAGATAAATGTGTTCTAGGTAatgcatatataaatgtttgtGGCTTTTACATGACAATAATTGTAAGTGGATGAGAGTAATTTAGTTGTGTTTTTACCTTCCATGAAGAAAGCTTGTGTTTGATTTTCATGAGTCTTGTTTTTCTTTGTTACGTGCGACATTTTCATATGGGAAAGTAGATACCATGATCCCAGAAAGGGAAAAAGATTCAATTCGGCTAGTTTGAAAGCACGGTTGAAGTCTCGAGTGAGACTATATGTTATGGTTACACATTTTTTCAGTGTCACATCATAAAGTGACTGCTATATCCCTGCCATATCAACATACCACTTTCCCTCATTTCTTTTTTGTTACATCCAGTTTCTGTTTCACAAGTTTTCATGCCcattaaaataatattaacatCTAAAAAAAGAATGAATTTGATTGGTTGATGGGTATGGGGACCACTTTCCTTCCACTCTCACGTTGTTACCCAGCCCACGCCACCCACCATTTAACGCTAATTCACGCCTTGAAGGGCAGTGTGTAACACTGGTTAAAAACGCCACCTCACTGAGCCGTTAACTAGTAATGGATGGTCTAATGTAAGATGCTAAATGAGAAAGAACAAGATTCGATGAAATGATTTGTTTGAAAATCATGATGATGAGTTTTGTTGTAGAAAGTTGGACCTTTTTGAATTTTATAAAGAAGAAAAGCCAAATAAGGTGTTTGATGAGAATATGCTCTTAATGTGAACTATGTTCTTGATGTGAGTATGAACATGCTTGCACATGGAGTGCTTATCCGGATGTGAAAATCTTTGGAGGGTATTCGGGTAGCAGACCAAGTGTGATTAGTTTTATAATTTCTTTTGTTGGTTTGGTACGGATATCAGATTAGATGATAATTGTCTGATTACTTGAACCCGGATATATGTGTatattatataattttaaaaatataataatagtGCGTTGAAATTGTGATTATTAAATTATAAAGTTTTTAGAAATGTAGGTTGAGTTTATAATTCTCCTCACCCTGCTCTAATTCTTACGCCTTAAATGGCAGGCTTATGCATGCTTATCCATATATTTATGTTAATGGCATTGGTACACGTATATGTTGCACGAGCTTAGTCTATGACACGTGCGTTTGGGGGCCGAGGCTGTTGTTGCCGGTAGGCAAGCAAATGATGAGCAGACACATCTAGCCCCCTCTTGCACTTTATCTCAGAAAAAAAAAAGCTTTCAACATCCATTTCATAAACTTTGAAGTCTTTGAATGATgcaaatgcaaaaaaaaaaaaaaaaaggagaaGAAGAAGTGAGATTCTGATGAGTGGTAACACTTGTAGAGTTTGAAGTAATGCCGTAACGAGTAATTTTTCACCACAAAAGTTTATAAATAAGTAACCCACAAACCCAACGGGGATTGAGTAAAGGGTACCCAACATAGTTTGTGACCGTACATGAAACATGGTATTCTAATAAGATCGAGAATCTTTGCAAGGGAAAAATTATTGTGAAACTAATAAAAGGAAAGAAAAACTAGAAATTTTGATATAAGGCATATATCTCTTTTTGGTCTAAGTAATTATTGATTATAGTTGTGACTTGTGTTGATGATCGACACCAGTGGCGAAGTTTGAATTTTTTTACGGATGGTGCGGTAAGGGTGAGCGGCAAGGGGGTTTGCCGCGTaggaacaccgccgccgacccCCCTTTGCCATTCGGTTTCAATCTTGATCGGTGAAGGGATGCCGCTGCGATGAGGGGAGGaaggagagagagggggtgtTTGTGGTGGGGTCCACGTcatctctcaaccaatcacacctttttcctttttttttaaaaagtttaccacttcgccaagtgtctaaccattgctaACACTTTTCAGcatagtttaaacacttttcactgattgacgtgacgcactctgattggttgattttttagtttgccactctcaAGTGTCTAACCATTCATTATACCCTAAGGAATTAGgaaatggtatcgggtaccggtaccggtatcaaatttaccaaaccgggtgtattttcggtggcggttcggcaccggtattcatcggtttttaccctcaaataccagtGCCGTACCAGTACCAACCGGTACCAAACCGTACcgtactaggtatattcggtaccggtacccacttttggggatttcggtaataGTATTTTCGGTATcgattggtaccgagctcatcaaatcctgttgCAACGTAGTAATGCatgtaattgcaccgtttagattacttttcatacaatAGAATTGAATGAAAAGTAACATCGCTAAGGAATGGGCAAATGGTATCGGATACCGATACcagtatcaaatttaccaaaccagGTATATTTTCGGTGCCGGTCGTCACCGGTATTcatcggtttttaccctcaaataccagtgccgtaccagtaccgaccggtaccaaACCGTACcgtactaggtatattcggtaccggtacccacttttggggatttcggtaataGTATTTTCGGTATCGATtagtaccgagctcatcaaatcctgttgcaacgtagcaatgcatgtaattgcaccgtttagattacttttcatacaatAGAATTGAATGAAAAGTAACATCGCTAAGGAATGGGCAAATGGTATCGGATACCGATACcagtatcaaatttaccaaaccagGTATATTTTCGGTGCCGATTCGTCACCGGTATTCAtcgtttttaccctcaaataccggtaccgtaccaatACCGACTGATACCAAGCCGTACcgtactaggtatattcggtaccggtacccacttttggggatttcggtaacggtattttcggtaccgattggtaccgagctcatcaaatcctgtagcaacgtagcaatgcaagtaattgcaccgtttagattacttttcatacacataGTAAGTAAATTGtggtaacacctcgaaaatttacgtccaatgatgtattgacacgtgtcatagactttgcatatgcaaaaacaaactttagagggactaaagttgacaaacggtggaaactatggaacataagggtccaaagtgtcaacaatggctaaatagactccataataaccctacataatgtttataaccttaaacggatggatcatggatcatacgaagcggaaattgcacaaaagtgaggaattacaaactataggggctaaaagtgtcaacatgttgaatttatacctctgagtgaacttttggcagacccgaagctttgtaatgctaaaatatactcactagaatatgtggtaaaaatttcacgtAGTTTCGTtaccgtatgagaaagttatggccaaaaccgtacttgaggggctaaaagtgtcaacatgttgaatttatacctctgagtgaacttttggcagacctgaagctttgtaatgctaaaatatactcactagaatatgtggtaaaaatttcgtgaagtttcgttatcgtatgagaaagttatggccaaaaccgtacttgaggggttaaaagcgtcaacgtcgaatttcatgacttttcgggtgagcgcaaagttatccgaggacattaccatgttggtaaatgtcccaaggttcttaaaaaccagatttgagggtttacgagtcaagattcatagccaaaacctcgcgtgcaaggacagggaccaaaactgccaataattaacaaagtttggagctgccaataaacccaggtgcagCTTTTTGCGATCAGCTGCTGTTTTGGTCCGAAATTTGAGTGCATAACAGCTAATATCACCTCCTAAGTGCACCAATGGATGGACATGCAAGTATAGACACCTAGAGAACTCTCACAACATCTGATTTCCCTTATAAATCTGATCAATTCATCACTTTTTGAggcacttgtgatagtaacatgaacacccacaacttgcaagaactctcaaagcatttccaggagcaatctgatcgtcaaggcagcctccaagtgttttctaggcttctttaggacctttgtaagcattcatatcatcctcaaatccgttctagcatagattattagttaagagtcaaaccgttgttcataaagtttgacttttcgattaaacgaaattggctctgtcatttctcaaattgaaaccacttataagttggtatttatgtggggaacaaaccctcaaaagggtattctctgattcccactctaagcatgctatttgtcgagtcaaagatgttcttaaaaagtcaacagaaatcgtttttgcgaaatatagcataaatggtaatgtagatgacatgcaatcagtttgatcatcaaaaataacttataatgaatataagaatgtgttttatcataatcaactcgacaatctttagtataaactcggatcggaaccgaaagtcttataaaacgactttttcgtagactatcgattcggatccgtgcatgcatgtttgagatctgtattagagtgtatttttgaccatttttatttatgtataactttctggaatttttacatcttgagtctatgcttaaccgattcatatgcgtgtttccgattatgcttaaaagttgactattttgccctttttgatataaaacgtgatttttggaaaagtaaaagagtagaaatctttattattaatttataaacttgcaccgaaaatttgagatcagttggtggtccagattttgagttatggccgatagcgtaaaactatatctttatgttaaataaacggcgcatttagcgtataacctatttcaggccacttttcgatataaaactttttacccactgatgttatataatat
This is a stretch of genomic DNA from Helianthus annuus cultivar XRQ/B chromosome 16, HanXRQr2.0-SUNRISE, whole genome shotgun sequence. It encodes these proteins:
- the LOC110915076 gene encoding putative D-cysteine desulfhydrase 1, mitochondrial, producing MLHCSLSIRRLNPSHTHSPLPLPLPLPTTHKPNQAPIRSMTSTIQQVQSASEFLKLTPYHPPSWASSKLNPIPSHSFNLGHFPTPVHRWNLPNLPKDCEVWLKRDDLSGMQLSGNKVRKLEFLLADAVAQGADCIITIGGIQSNHCRATAVAAKYLNLDCFLILRTSKLLVEKDPGLTGNLLVERLVGAHIDLVSKEEYSRIGSLTLTNILKEKLIKEGRKPYVIPVGGSNSLGTWGYIEAIREIENQSQNGTINQSFDDIISACGSGGTVAGLSIATWLSELKAKVTAFCVCDDPDYFYDYVQGLLDGLEAGVKSRDIVKIENAKGLGYAMSTAEELKFVKEIAETTGVILDPVYSGKAAYGMMKDMSQNPTKWEGRKILFIHTGGLLGLFDKNDEMASLVGKWRRMELDESIPRIDGTGKMF